Proteins co-encoded in one Montipora capricornis isolate CH-2021 chromosome 12, ASM3666992v2, whole genome shotgun sequence genomic window:
- the LOC138026275 gene encoding uncharacterized protein produces the protein MMASQRTQNEEFNDLLSSGLPNNQIVPERYSFASSSLLHRIWKRSESLFCSGVFLKGSALGVGLWNPKKGIRAIMMAIVLFLDVYYIFDAVYYAFLCKRLVTPLNSWFCGNSTLNSSSSLLSPTDTLQGVELLGILSLVANFAILISNAAFFLCMWKLEGRSAYCVTIDKAYSSAGRSVWVKLNCSMFTFGIFLLIKVIWFNLTFEEKLTDCLSVSLSIAPQWAVLTSSWIFALITNAMRDCVAKSHTEIRTATGCTTDDIIRIHKRLCEQMSSTSESLKICYCAASVTASCNRMLKQLNMTTDDEWQTGHPFHSRSQLTLFLQYAQHTNVGFQVGDLTFGTSFAWFSTLIAMCGLGVEVL, from the exons ATGATGGCTTCGCAAAGGACACAGAACGAAGAATTCAACGATTTACTTTCCTCGGGTTTGCCGAATAATCAAATAGTCCCTGAAAGATACTCCTTTGCCTCCTCAAGTCTCCTTCACAGAATTTGGAAAAGATCAGAAAGTCTGTTTTGCTCCGGTGTATTTTTGAAAGGATCGGCTCTTGGCGTGGGGTTATGGAACCCCAAAAAAGGTATCCGTGCTATCATGATGGCGATCGTCTTATTTCTTGACGTCTATTACATTTTTGATGCTGTTTATTATGCGTTTCTTTGCAAGCGTTTGGTCACCCCTCTCAATTCATGGTTCTGTGGCAACTCTACGTTAAATTCATCGTCATCTTTATTGTCACCTACAGACACTTTGCAAGGAGTTGAGTTGCTTGGCATTTTATCACTGGTCGCAAACTTTGCTATTTTAATATCAAACGCAGCGTTCTTTTTGTGCATGTGGAAACTGGAGGGCAGGTCAGCGTATTGTGTGACCATCGACAAAGCATACAGCTCTGCAGGGCGTTCCGTGTGGGTCAAGTTAAACTGTTCGATGTTTACTTTTGGGATTTTCCTCCTTATAAAGGTAATTTGGTTTAACCTAACGTTTGAAGAAAAGCTTACTGACTGTTTGTCAGTTTCGTTGTCTATTGCACCCCAATGGGCTGTCCTGACAAGCTCCTGGATCTTTGCTTTGATAACGAACGCTATGAGAGATTGCGTGGCAAAATCTCACACAGAAATTAGAACTGCCACCGGCTGCACCACAGATGATATCATACGCATTCATAAGCGCTTGTGTGAACAGATGTCAAGCACCTCAGAGTCCTTGAAAATTTG CTACTGTGCTGCATCTGTGACAGCGAGTTGCAATCGAATGCTGAAGCAACTGAACATGACAACAGATGATGAGTGGCAAACAGGACACCCATTTCACAGTCGCTCTCAGCTGACTCTTTTTCTTCAGTATGCACAGCACACCAACGTTGGCTTCCAAGTCGGTGACTTGACATTCGGTACTAGCTTCGCTTGGTTTTCGACTCTTATTGCAATGTGCGGTTTGGGTGTGGAGGTGCTCTAA